ATTCCACTCTTGGGTTTTTGATGTGTAGGAGAGACATCCTCCCTCTCATCTTTCTTAGCCAAAAATTGGTCAAACCTAGAGAAAGACTAGCACCTAAGTTCTCTAGGTTgatttctcttcatctctagtCCTTTTTGGTGTGGTGAAGTAGAGGACTTCACTCTTGGAGTCTTGGGTTGAGGAGCTTgtgagaagaggaagaaaggaagagattCTCCTACAAAAGTGTTGACTCTTGGCTTGTCCAACAAATAGTCGTCAAGGGTAAACTCTCATACGTTTCTCCCTTTTCTATTTGTGGCCAAAAATACTAGATTATAAGATATTTGggttaaaatgaaaaaggctTAGCTCAACTAGAATAAGCAAAATTAATCCGCCATTATGAATATTTTTGTGTTATATGTTGTGACTAAATTTATTTCCAAGACATTAGATGCAAAGTTTCcaagatatatattataccaaATCAAATCGGATTATTATCGGAATGAAGTAGGCTAAATCCATATATGTTTTGTTAATTTAGTTGGTAAATGGATTCGAAACATAATTTGATTATCGAATTATACTTCCAGATCCATCTCTTATTAATTTCATTGgattcaaatcaaaatccgGTCAACTGACAACTGTAGTTATAAGTTATACCTAATCTAGCAATATCAAGGTGTGCATTATTCATAATAGACTTATTTTTTAGGCggcgtttggttcatgggataTGGGGCTTGGGAATGGGAAATCAAATGTTTTcctatgtttggtaagtctagACATGGGAAATAGTTGGCTGACACATAGAAAAAAGGGGGGAAAATGAAGCCATTTTCCCCCCTTgggtttcatttttcttccactTGGAAACTAAGGGCAGCATTAAACGTGCCTTTTCAATGACTATTTTGTcttcattaacaatttagaattacaatatagcaTCAAacgtaattttttatttttttattttggcataatatgggtataattgaaaaattaaatgaactttgttttacattcctacacaaaccaaacataGGAAATTAGATAAAATGGTATTTCCCGGTTGCTTTCCCAACATTACCAAATATGAGAAAAGaattttccatttctcatCTCTTGGGAAAACACATGGGTCCTTAAAGTTGTTTCTCTTTGCACTTAtgatttgacttttttttttttcttgttatgtACACTAAATggatgtaattaaaaaagaatattgcTGGGGACACCAAATTTTAGTCCCAAATGAGGTGGCAAAAACCATCATCAATTTTCAATGATCAAGTTTCCAATGtttcaacaataaaaatatttccaatatttattaattatgttaaaaaaatgaattaattatgAGTAATTAATTTGgtaaaacaaatttaacataataataataataataatgactTAGTGAACCAAATGTCCCAAAATTGATGAATAGCACCGTATCCCACCACCAACATAACCTACATTGCATCACCTGTTATAAAgccaattaataatttttcaatatgggcatttgttttgttaaagatttgaaatggtttttattttggacCTTATAATTTTGAACCTTCCAAAAATTACTTTTAATATGGTCCTAACAATGTTATAAAACATTCAGGGCCTAGGTCGTCGCCCTCGGGACCCATGCCCACGGCGGCCATGGTCAAGACCATTTTCCTTCGTGTCCTATCATGAATATAATACCTATATTGGGTGACCTTTGGACAACTGAAGATCCAGAAGAATGGTTATGGGTTTTCGAAAGATGAAGATGCAAAGGTAAACAAATTATGGAACATTGATTTCTATCATTGTGAATTCCATCATTTATAAATTCTTAGCCTTCCGTTTGGATTTAGAACAATAACTCATGATTTAGCTATGTAATTTAAGCAGGGAACTTATTAAATGACGCACCGAAAGATTTCCAAGTTTAATTTCTGTCAAAAGAGTGGTTATTTCGTGATTTCTATTTAGAAACAATTCATTTTTCCTTGTAATTTCTATCAGTTACAAAATTTGACATACATAAATTCAAAcactaaaattattaattgctAGAAATTTAAACTATGGaaatccaaattccaaaatgCATTAGGTTGAAGCTGAACATGTTGTTTCAGTGAGGTGGAGAGAATGCAACACAATGCTGGAGTAAATAATTGCCCTGGAACTGGAAGTGCATAattcataagaaaataacTCATAATTACAGCATGATTtaggaaatgaaaatatgtgGCTCATTATAGTCCCTTTAAATATGACTTTCTGTTTTATCGTTCATCCATGTACGTTTAACTCCATAGTCATCTTGTacttaaaatttaaaagaactttttattttttatttttttaaaaacaaaaaaagaactaGTCATCTGCCCTAATATTGATTACAGCAtggctttttaatttttgctaAACATTTAGTTTGATGAAATTCTGGATTCCAGGCCAAACTCAATCTACTTATTTCAAGTgaaattcttaaaattttcagCTCTTTCTAAATATGCTGTCAGGTTTATATAATGCCTTAGACAAAACTGTAACCGGGAAGAGAGCACTAAGACAGAAAAATATCAGTTACCAAAACTTTTCTCAAAATGGAATCACTAAATGAATGAAGGCCAGTAATGGAACAAATTATGCCAGACACATACAAATACAGCACAATTGGGATGAACGATGTTGAAATCTGCTTCCCCTCTAGCATTAACTCTTTTCAATATCAGTCAACACCAATATAAACATGAAATGCGAATATGCTAGCATCAGGCGTAGCCCTTTTGCACACGTAAACACAAAGCAAAAGACACATTCTTACAACACAATCATTCAATGCAAGCAAAACACACGATACCTAAAATAAATGCacaatatatttatttggAAAGAAGCTAATTTGATTAAGACCCAAGTAATGTGCTCACTGCTGCATCATGTATCCCCTGCCTCCTGGGAAAAATCAGTAGGCGGCCAGCAGATAAGCTTGGACACATTCACCGCTGTTTCCTTTTATGTTACAAAAAGCAGAGTACACAGAAAACAGTTGCTAACACAATTGCCCAGCCAGAAAGCCTAATACCACCTACACTTACTAATACAAAAACATTCACCTACTACATGTACTAATACAAAAGCATAAATGTTCCGACTACAAACTGGTATAAAATTGTGAAAAACCTCTCATTCCAACCACGAAAATTTGGCTCGAttgtaaaaagaaagagggaaacaatatatatgtaGAGCAAACAGAATAGTCTGATCTTCCTAACCACAGAAGGAAAATTATACCTTCATCAGTATCGGACCAGCAATCTCTTGTATCTAGTCTTGCATATTAAAGTTATTCACCCTCATACAGAGAACAGAGAACAACCACCACACCACCCACATTTTACCACTGATGCTTTTACTTCTTCCGCTGCCTGTTGTGTTTAACCTTCACAATTCTTCGGTTAGACTTGTCACCACCAGCGCCCAAAGAGAAGCTGCCCCCTTGACTTGCACCCAAACTGCCCGAAGCCTGAAATGGTGAAGGGTTCTGTGGGTTGGCTAGATTCTGTTGGCTTGAAAATTGGAAGGGATTCGCCAATGGGACTGCAGGTGTAGATCCAAATACATAGCCAGACTCTGGGTTTGAAACAGGCTGTTGACCAAACACAGGCTGCTGACCGAATACTGGGACTGTAGGCGTAGATGCCTGATTAGTGTCTTCAGCCATGCTGTCTACAAAGTTCATTTGATCATTATTACCCGAGGAACCAAATGGAAAAGCAGGATTTGGGTTCCCAAATGCAGGCTGTGATGGGGCAGTACTAGCTGCAGATGAAGTGAATGGGAACATCGAAGTTGAGGATGCGCCATTGGATGATCCAAACATCATAGATGCCCCATTGGCATTTGTAGAAGAAACTGCAGAAGCTCCAAACGATATAGGTGCGCTGTTTGTAGTAGCAGCAGCAGTTGAGGATCCTCCAAAGACAAAAGGCTTGTTACTAGGAGTAGCAGCAGTCGAGGACCCTCCAAATAGAGTAGGTGCAGAAGTAGCCAAGGATGCTCCATACGACAACCCAGCTGACAAAGATGTTGTGGAAGCAAATGCAGGAGACTTAGAGGATTCCCAACTGGAACCAAATATGCCAGGAGCAGTACTGCTACTGGAGTTGGCTTCCAATGAGGGAGCAGAAGACCCAAGTCCAGTACTTGCACCTGAACTAAACAGATTAGGAGCAGAGGTTGAGCCAAACTGTCCAGTACTTCCAGACAACCCGAATGATGGTGAAGCAGCTGATGATGCAATTCCAGTCTGCTGGGAAATAGGAACAGATCCACTGCCAGCACCAAAACGAGTACCCTGGGACTGGTTAGCAGCAGACGTCGTAGCAGCACCACCACTAACCAATCCAAACATACCACTCCCTGTGCTTGGAATGGCAGCAGATGTGGCAGCAAAAGAGGTGCTGCTTAGATTACCAAAGCCCTTGTCTTCCTTGTTCTTTCCTTCAAAAGAGTCTAAGGAAGAATTTACTGGGACTGGTGTAACTGCAATTGAAGCAGTGGAGGATTCAAATAAATTAGGCGCAGCTAGCATTGAAGGTGCTGGATTTGATCTAGGAACATTGGTACTGTTGGTGGTTACTGCAGTTGAAGCTGTGGAGGATTCAACTTTGAAATTAGGCACAGGTGAAAATGAAGGTGCTGGGGCTGAGCTAGAAACATTGCAACTGTCGGTGGTGACCGCAGTTGCGCTAGCAATGTTGTTACCACTGTTTGTGTTGGCAGTGAGGGTCATGCTACCTGATGAATTTGGACTTGTCAAAAAAGCTGAAGGAACAGAGGGAGAAAATGGAGGGGTTGACCCATTATTTAGGCTTGAATTATTGGAAGGGGTGCCATTGGAGAATATGCCTGTGGTTGATGATGCTGATGATACAGAGAACAGAGCAGTTTCAGATATCCTAAAAGAGACTCCAGCATTATTCTTATTATCAGCTTTATCTGATTCAAGTGGTTTGAGTACAGAATTTGTTGCAGCAGCTACAATGGCAGATACACTGCAGACGAAAacattcataaataaataaataaaacagtgCTTTTTGGGTGAACATAAAAATTAGTAACACCACTACAGAACAAATGATTGAGATTTCCACATGATACCACTGATTACATTTTGAAACGAAAGAGAAAGATTTAAGAGCTTCTATCAATCACCACCCATCAAAGGAGCAGCCCCTAAACCCCCTTtttcaaaccctaaatcacCACATAGCCACCAGTACTAGATCTACCCTGACCAAATGAAATTCTGGTGGGGAACAAAAGTACACAAGCATTAAGGCAGAAGGAAACCATAATTTTAAAGGTATTCTAAGCACTTTGTTCCCTCTGTTTTAACTTACCACAGTACAAATGTCTTCAATTGTCTTTCATTCTTTGCTAATAAATAAATGCTTTATCTATCAATATTGCATTATTTTCGCTAACTGCCTTCACCACTAGGAAAGaagattgaaaatataaatccAAAAACGGATCACACGAGAACTCACGCTGAACTATACGAAGGTTCCAACAGACGATAGCTTAATTTTTCATTGCCACACTAAGTGAGCACTTGAAACTGACATTTACAGGCAACCCGCCTTCGTGGTATTAGGCCATAAACTACCTTCATGGTCTTCGGACATGCATATCCTCTACCAACTGAATGATATTCATACAGTTCCGATCAATTTGCCCATTCCTTTGAAGGAAAATCCGTAAGAAGCCTAGGTTTGTTTATACACTTCAAtctctttttataaagaaaaaataagcaaAAGATAAATGCAGCAAACAAGGGCCTTCAACAATACTTTTCAACAATAGGagaatattaaaaagaaaatacgcAAATTATCATACGGACCTGCTTGAGCTCTCAGGTTTGGGGACTGAAAAGGCACCAGATTTTACGTCAACAGATTCACCAACTGCAGGTGACGAAGCGAAAGCAAACTGTGGCTGTGCAACTTCGTCAACACTCTTAGAGACATAGTTAAACACAGGAGAAGCTGCATCTGAATCCTTCATTGAAGTAACTTTACCCCCAAAGTTAAACATTGAAGGACCAGCATTTGATTCTTCTGGTGGAGCAACTTTATCATATGTAAAGGATGGCTGGGTAGATACCATCTTGCTGAATGACGATGCACTAGAGCCGATAGTGTTGGAGGATGGCTGGGTAGATACCATCTTGCTGAATGACGATGCACTAGAGCCAATAGTGTTGGTGCCATTCTCAGCAAGCACAGACCCATCAGAGAAAGCTGGAGGCTTCTCCAGTGTAGCAGTTGCAGTACCAATACTGCTCTTCTCAGTCGAGAAAGTCTCCACCATAGAATTGTCATCATCATCCAGCTCAAGATAATCCTACAAACCATACCCATAAGGTTCAAATATATCACAGGATAAGGAATTCaataacaaagaaattaacaatatTCATTTGCTAAACATTGAAAGAAATATTAAATCTAGTAAGATTTTCAAATTGGAAGTGATGGAATCTAAATCAATTCCTGCATGAAAACAACCCCCTCATAAACTTGATCTATTTGATCAGCAAACGCTTACTATACAAATCATCTATGAATTTGTAACAAAACCCAACAGCTAGAGAATCTTATAATCTCAAATGTAAAGCCGCCCCCCCCATCAGTAGCtactatgattttttttttttttttttcaaatttggggATACCTAGAAATCCATCAATCTGCTTTCAGGACGCAGCTATGAAATTGGGCCCAGCCCTACAGTCTTTGCAAGGCAGAAAACACTAGGAAATAGCTAGGTAGGTACCTTTTGGGGTTTACAACCTCAGACCACATGGGCCTGACAATTCCAACTAACCCAAGTTGGTGTATGTGCTatgatcaaattgaaaccaaaaTTGGTTATATCATGTCACTCACATTTCAGAGCAGTATAAAGAAGAAAGTAGAAAATTAGGAACTTAGTTTAGTAAAAGACCCCAAGATTATCGGGGAACCATGGATGATAAGAAAGCAAAACTATACCTCATGTGCACTCATCCTGAATGCCCGTTTCTTTTGTGGAGGATGAACAGCGTTTGATGCAGTAGAAACTGCAGTTTTAACATTTGGCACAATATCCTTCTTTTCTGCTGTAGAATCTTCACCATTCATTAGTATAGCTGAACTGTCACAAGGAGCTCTAATTCTCAATGGGCCATTTTCTTTATCCTTGTCCTCATTTTCAGAGGTGAAGTCTCGAGCATCTGGTATCAATCGATCAAATGATACATTCAACTTAGAATTACTCTTATTATTATGGACATTATCCATAAATTTTGACGAATCCGCATCCTCCAGGCTTTTCAGAGCCTGACCACGTAACATGGATGGTGAAAGCTTAGTTGGCGATTTATCTCTCACAGTATGTAGATTGGTCTCAGATGGTTTCTCTTTAGGGGAGACCAACTTATCAAGCTGCTCCAGAATTTTGGAAGCCATCTTGCTGGATTTTGAGGGAACAGAAGAGAAACTTGTACTAGGAACAGCATTGTCCCCATTTTCTGACAATGCGTTATGCTTAGGTTCACCCAATGATAGTGGCTTCCATATTGAAGATGGTGGATTTTGAGCAGCCTCAGAACTTATTCTAGTCCCGCGAATAGAAGAAGTAGTGCTGTATACTGGTGAGCTCAAGCCTCTTGAAGATAGAAGATTAGGTTTTTGACGAATTCTACGAATAGGACCAACAGATCCTATGTCATTATCTAAGACTGAAAATCTGCGTTTTAAGacctacaaaagaaaaaaacaatgaatCTGGATGCAATAAGTACAAAATAAAGTAGTAATCTTCAGACTTCATACCCCTTGTTTAGATCCAGAAGGTTGGCTTTGCTCCGATACAGACTGAGAAGACGACGCCCCACCATAAGCATCAACTGTGGACCCAGCACCCTGAAGTACgagcaaaagaaaatgtaagagCCTCAATCccaataaacattaaaaaccTGAAAGGAACTGTAGTCCTTTTCTTACACCCAGAAATCCCCCAAACCCACTTTGCAAATAAGACGGTGAGGCACCCCGCCGAACCCTACAATGCAGGAAACTCTAGCAACTCGATAAATAGGTTGAGGAATACAATCCACATGGGAGCAAACAGGCCTAACCACTCAACTAAACCCTTGTTGGTTGAAAGGAACTATATTCTCATAGCAAACAAACCTTGAATGTTGTAGTTGTGCGAACTCGAGAGTATGGTGTTCGAGCCATATTGTATATAGCAGATCTGCCTCGCGATCTAGGGGTCACAAAACCATTTTCTTGAGCCCCCCCATTGCCAGAAGTCCATGGCACAAGTGACATCATTGGTGATTTTGACTGAATTGGTAGACTGCTCAAAATAGGTGAATCTTCATGGTGTGCTTGACCTCGTAAACCTAACATTGATGGGGATACTTTTGAAGGCCTACTGCCCATGTATGCTTTTGCGAGCTCTGCAGGTGAAGCAACATCTTCATGAAGGACCTGAAGACATTTTGAACCACTAAATGTCAAAAAAGTGCCAAAGTTCAATATGTTACTATTccacaattatttttaattagagAGTAGCAAGCATGGCTTTCACAAACTCATCAACCCAGTATACAAATGGAAAGCAGGTTATCATACACTTGTATTGACAACAGGGTTTGAAACAAGACGGCTCTCAATCCCATTTTTGTCTTGCACTGGagttttaagaaattcctcCTTTTTGTCATGAGAAACCACTGGCTTTGAAGGCACCACTTCCGACCTTTTCTCTTGATTCTCAATTGGTATATCAACAGTTCTTGAATGCAATAACGCTGTCAATCGATCAATTTCAGATCTGCAGATGTGATTAACATTCAACTCACAGTAAGCACATGTTGCAAGAAAACAAGTTCTAATCCCCACAAGAGGCATGGACGAAATTATAACTGATCTCTGAAATTATAAATGCATACGTCATAACCCATCCCATTCagaaatttcattcaaaagttCACCTCATCGCCTCTTCTgccactctctctccctctatctCCCTTTCCCTCTATCTCCCTTTCCCTCCCCGCTCCGTCACCCTCTCCATCTAACTTACCCACACAGGAATACTGGTGTAGAGAAATTAACCCTTCCAATTAAATAGAGCATAGAATTACAGCACCCACCAATATTTATAgtaattaaaatatacaaaaaacacacacacacatcaccATATAAATCATTCGCTTTGCATACCAGTGACTGATAGACACAGTTTTCCTGATGTACGGCTACATTTAGATTATTATAAGTACTTTCTACGAAAGATTAACAAAAATATACTACCTAGTGCTAGTACATAATAACTTGTCCGggccaaacaaaaaaagcaaaaatataaaaacttgCCTGGTAAAAGTTTTTTGCTCTAAAATTTGTTTGAGCTCAGTGAACTCGCCTCCATCAGCAGTAGTACTTGGACCAGCACTCTGATCAACTGTGCCTTTTTGCACTCCTGGAGGATACTGTACAACAGGCATTACATACAGAAGACATATCAAGATGATTTACATGCAGAATAACATTATCaaaaccataaaaataaaatgataaacctaaaaattgaatttcattgaaaCTTGTTCagcttaaaaatatatataatagcaCACCACCATAactcaattaaaataatttttaattgacaAAGGACTaaagaaacaataattaaTTCTCATTCAATGGGTGCATATTGGCCCAAAAATATAGTTTGCCTCATGCAGCCACTCGTGGCTTTGGGTAACAGAAAGAAACTCTCAGGAAACAGGGTACGAGACACATGCACTaagtttcctttttaaaatctCATTGAACAGTAACCCAGATGCTTTACGTCGGTGCATTTCTAGACAACAGAATAATTATTAGCAACATAAAATGTGGATCTGTAACATGGACTACTCttataccaaaaaataaacatggatgaataattaaaccaaaaacaaagaaaaaattgattagATCAACCAACATGAACAGGTTCAACAAGTATTGACTCACTTCAACCGACATGAATTCCACAAACTGAGCAGTTTGACCGGTTAAAATGTCCATCCCTATTCAGCAACGAAACCAggatgttttcttcttcttttttctgtcaGTTTTTTTTACTCTATTATGTCTTTCTGTCTTAATTTCTTGCGATTACAAGCAGTTTTTTCTTATCAATTCTAGACTTTATTAATGGACCAACTAGATACCAAGATCATGTCTTCCAACAGAACTTTAGCCAAATAAACCCAACTGCACTTATATTTCCTTAACCCCCTAAATTATTCTAACACTCGACCAAGAGGAAATTAGAGCGCCAAAATTCCTGTTCACCTAACTTTCTAATTTAAAACTATGATCTTACATCAATCATCAAAATTTGTAAATGATGGGAAGTAAAAAAAAGGTTGCATGCTTATAATACTCAAACATAGGGCAAAACGTAGATCCAAGTGTCATGTACTGCCTACAACTCATAATTTCAGAAAAGAATACTGTAATGTTACCTACAAACAGAATGTTTAACACAACATGAGTATAAAgcttaataataaaataaaaaggtatgGGATCCCAGTTACTAGAACAAAGCACGCTGAGTGCAAAGAATAGAAATATACAACCCCTTTACACTTACCATGGTAACATCTTCTTTGCCCTTGATCCTTACTTCATGATTTACCCCTGGTAAAGTAACAGAAGATTAAATTCATGAATAATTGGCAAAGAAACCAACAAAGCAATCACAGTCCTTTTCAGAGAACAAGACAGAAGGGAGTTCATGATAGCTAATCATTATTCTGTTATAAATGAACTGACATCTTATAATAGAAAGTACAAGGCATTCAAGATAACATTAACATACACGCAACAACTGCGagcaaaataatttgaaatttcgCTTTCATATCTCAT
Above is a window of Prunus persica cultivar Lovell chromosome G2, Prunus_persica_NCBIv2, whole genome shotgun sequence DNA encoding:
- the LOC18779369 gene encoding nuclear pore complex protein NUP1 → MAAAAREEKQKQAYEGMGAGGKFRKTPFRRTSHSTPYDRPPTSLRNPSTANDGWLSKLVDPAQRLISYSAHRLFSSVFRKRLPPPQSPSTGVNHEVRIKGKEDVTMYPPGVQKGTVDQSAGPSTTADGGEFTELKQILEQKTFTRSEIDRLTALLHSRTVDIPIENQEKRSEVVPSKPVVSHDKKEEFLKTPVQDKNGIESRLVSNPVVNTSVLHEDVASPAELAKAYMGSRPSKVSPSMLGLRGQAHHEDSPILSSLPIQSKSPMMSLVPWTSGNGGAQENGFVTPRSRGRSAIYNMARTPYSRVRTTTTFKGAGSTVDAYGGASSSQSVSEQSQPSGSKQGVLKRRFSVLDNDIGSVGPIRRIRQKPNLLSSRGLSSPVYSTTSSIRGTRISSEAAQNPPSSIWKPLSLGEPKHNALSENGDNAVPSTSFSSVPSKSSKMASKILEQLDKLVSPKEKPSETNLHTVRDKSPTKLSPSMLRGQALKSLEDADSSKFMDNVHNNKSNSKLNVSFDRLIPDARDFTSENEDKDKENGPLRIRAPCDSSAILMNGEDSTAEKKDIVPNVKTAVSTASNAVHPPQKKRAFRMSAHEDYLELDDDDNSMVETFSTEKSSIGTATATLEKPPAFSDGSVLAENGTNTIGSSASSFSKMVSTQPSSNTIGSSASSFSKMVSTQPSFTYDKVAPPEESNAGPSMFNFGGKVTSMKDSDAASPVFNYVSKSVDEVAQPQFAFASSPAVGESVDVKSGAFSVPKPESSSSVSAIVAAATNSVLKPLESDKADNKNNAGVSFRISETALFSVSSASSTTGIFSNGTPSNNSSLNNGSTPPFSPSVPSAFLTSPNSSGSMTLTANTNSGNNIASATAVTTDSCNVSSSAPAPSFSPVPNFKVESSTASTAVTTNSTNVPRSNPAPSMLAAPNLFESSTASIAVTPVPVNSSLDSFEGKNKEDKGFGNLSSTSFAATSAAIPSTGSGMFGLVSGGAATTSAANQSQGTRFGAGSGSVPISQQTGIASSAASPSFGLSGSTGQFGSTSAPNLFSSGASTGLGSSAPSLEANSSSSTAPGIFGSSWESSKSPAFASTTSLSAGLSYGASLATSAPTLFGGSSTAATPSNKPFVFGGSSTAAATTNSAPISFGASAVSSTNANGASMMFGSSNGASSTSMFPFTSSAASTAPSQPAFGNPNPAFPFGSSGNNDQMNFVDSMAEDTNQASTPTVPVFGQQPVFGQQPVSNPESGYVFGSTPAVPLANPFQFSSQQNLANPQNPSPFQASGSLGASQGGSFSLGAGGDKSNRRIVKVKHNRQRKK